One Deefgea tanakiae genomic region harbors:
- a CDS encoding helix-turn-helix domain-containing protein: MSILIEHNKPERAYERIKDAIIQNQIKPQYIRNYKPEPSNSKNIYFITGGEITIMQNNVILYDLAPPEIIGLLEYYRGRSNLYYSVPFFYGYKIDFESWEKMCEQHDLWKATLEVMAYSTSMYEMRSQHFIDAESYIQVKYAIEELIKLNDNIRADIKLIAYTAERTNLSKSLVQKIIFALKQGDYIIVENGKLIKVNKNLPNGFNP; encoded by the coding sequence ATGAGCATACTTATTGAACACAACAAACCAGAACGGGCATATGAAAGAATAAAAGATGCCATTATCCAAAATCAAATAAAGCCACAATACATACGAAATTACAAACCAGAGCCATCCAACAGCAAAAATATCTATTTCATTACAGGGGGAGAAATTACGATTATGCAAAACAATGTAATTTTATATGACTTAGCCCCCCCAGAGATCATTGGGCTATTAGAGTATTACAGAGGAAGATCCAATCTGTATTATTCAGTGCCATTTTTCTATGGCTACAAAATAGATTTTGAATCCTGGGAAAAGATGTGCGAGCAACATGATTTATGGAAGGCCACTTTAGAAGTAATGGCCTATTCGACTTCAATGTATGAAATGCGCTCACAACACTTCATCGACGCAGAATCATACATTCAAGTTAAATATGCCATTGAAGAACTTATAAAACTCAATGACAACATCCGAGCGGATATAAAATTAATTGCCTATACCGCAGAAAGAACAAACCTCTCGAAAAGCCTAGTACAGAAAATCATATTTGCTCTAAAACAAGGCGACTACATCATAGTCGAAAATGGAAAACTAATTAAAGTAAACAAAAACTTACCTAATGGATTTAACCCATGA
- a CDS encoding EAL domain-containing protein, with the protein MTPKNTPITHTMVLNTMSMVICLAIDLSLLNHNVNDINTLFSSTTKFINNQLNAHQGARCNNAHKEHYSLFESTTPEIKSINIVGSNNVIECSTSIENNNVKIDNKPLSGIVNQYSNKIVTQKIYTEGQPVATVEYLKDHIEDELASSSFAGLLSAFTFKYHNETDNNSPTSFSLNYTINPAGFMLYLSSIFIFCLLLTKMICNLASAINKSRVINKLRLNKIIRENRMILHYQPIVDIQSGTFFGAESLLRITKKNGQLFKTENFITWAYDTNIGPELTKHVISLLQRNIGAINTANAKNFLLTINVSLLDLKDDTIVEGLIECQRRLKNNAHIGVEIIEQNDHRINGHILNNINQLKDEGLKIILDDYGSKLSNLDRLLKLPIDIIKIDKEVIRSEYNRAILQPLYNYALENGKHIIGEGVESIHQLSELQNLGLYIFQGYFFERPMPIDQLIKHITKDHSSAYEVSFMPRV; encoded by the coding sequence ATGACCCCAAAAAATACACCCATAACTCACACAATGGTGCTAAATACAATGAGTATGGTGATCTGCTTAGCCATCGATTTGTCATTATTGAACCACAATGTCAACGACATCAACACTTTGTTCTCAAGTACCACCAAGTTCATTAACAATCAGCTCAATGCACACCAAGGCGCGCGATGCAATAATGCACATAAAGAGCATTATTCTTTATTTGAAAGTACGACACCAGAAATTAAATCGATCAACATTGTTGGCAGCAATAACGTGATCGAATGCTCGACGTCGATTGAAAACAACAACGTCAAGATTGATAACAAACCTTTATCTGGCATTGTCAATCAATACAGCAATAAGATAGTTACACAGAAAATATACACCGAGGGTCAGCCTGTAGCCACGGTCGAGTATTTAAAAGATCACATCGAAGATGAGCTCGCAAGCAGCTCTTTTGCTGGTTTGCTGTCCGCATTTACGTTCAAATATCACAATGAGACTGATAATAATTCGCCTACTTCTTTCAGCCTCAATTACACCATCAACCCAGCTGGGTTCATGCTGTACCTAAGCAGTATTTTCATATTTTGCCTATTGCTAACCAAGATGATTTGTAATTTGGCAAGTGCCATTAACAAAAGTCGTGTCATTAACAAATTAAGGTTAAACAAAATTATTCGTGAAAACAGAATGATTTTACATTATCAGCCTATTGTCGACATTCAAAGTGGTACATTCTTTGGGGCCGAGTCGCTATTGAGAATCACCAAGAAGAATGGGCAATTATTTAAAACAGAAAATTTTATTACATGGGCCTATGATACAAATATTGGCCCAGAATTAACCAAACACGTTATTTCGCTATTGCAAAGAAACATTGGCGCAATTAACACCGCAAATGCCAAAAATTTTTTATTAACCATTAACGTCAGCCTACTTGATTTGAAAGACGACACCATTGTTGAGGGCCTCATCGAATGTCAGCGCAGACTAAAGAATAACGCGCATATCGGCGTTGAAATCATCGAACAAAATGACCACAGAATCAATGGCCACATCCTAAACAACATCAACCAACTCAAGGACGAAGGGCTGAAAATCATCCTGGATGATTACGGTTCTAAATTAAGCAATTTGGATCGCTTATTGAAGCTACCCATTGATATTATTAAGATTGATAAAGAAGTTATCCGGTCGGAATACAACCGCGCTATTCTTCAACCGCTGTATAATTATGCCCTTGAAAATGGCAAGCACATCATCGGAGAAGGCGTTGAAAGTATTCACCAACTCAGCGAATTACAAAATTTAGGGTTGTATATTTTTCAGGGTTACTTTTTCGAAAGACCGATGCCAATTGATCAACTCATCAAACACATCACAAAAGACCACAGCAGCGCATACGAAGTAAGCTTCATGCCCAGGGTATGA
- a CDS encoding fimbrial biogenesis chaperone: MKLKQRFIYLLTLVMLSVTQASWAGIILQGTRIVFPSNQRDASLKITNENDKPVLVHTWADDGNSKSTPKDAKSPFIIPAPVFRLDPKKQHVIRMVYSGEALAKDRESLYWLNVLEIPSTTAADAEQNLLLMAFRNRIKIFYRPVELTQKIEDAPYALRASIQASGNSSVIRIKNPTPFHLSFSNIEVSADGVTYTHPGGGMVEPFAEKNFDLPQLKKPLASSTAKINLSLINDYGGDHKLTMGHDAVPVDAEQ, translated from the coding sequence ATGAAACTCAAGCAACGATTTATTTATCTACTCACGCTGGTGATGCTCAGTGTCACGCAAGCTAGCTGGGCCGGCATCATCCTACAAGGCACGCGGATTGTGTTTCCATCTAATCAGCGTGATGCCAGCCTGAAAATCACCAATGAAAATGACAAGCCCGTGCTGGTGCATACTTGGGCTGACGATGGCAACAGCAAATCAACGCCCAAAGATGCCAAGTCACCCTTTATCATTCCAGCGCCGGTATTTCGCTTAGACCCTAAAAAACAGCATGTCATCCGCATGGTGTATTCCGGTGAAGCCTTAGCTAAAGATCGCGAAAGCTTGTATTGGCTCAATGTCTTGGAAATTCCATCCACTACCGCCGCCGATGCCGAGCAAAACCTATTGCTCATGGCATTTCGTAACCGAATTAAGATTTTTTACCGCCCAGTCGAGTTGACGCAGAAAATCGAAGATGCGCCGTATGCCTTGCGAGCCAGTATCCAAGCCAGTGGCAATAGCTCGGTGATTCGGATTAAAAACCCAACGCCATTTCATCTGTCATTTTCTAATATTGAGGTGAGTGCCGATGGTGTGACTTACACCCACCCAGGCGGTGGCATGGTCGAGCCCTTTGCCGAAAAAAACTTTGATTTACCTCAGTTGAAAAAACCGTTGGCCAGTAGCACTGCCAAAATCAATTTGAGCTTAATTAATGATTATGGTGGTGACCATAAATTAACCATGGGTCACGACGCTGTACCGGTGGATGCCGAGCAATAG
- a CDS encoding fimbrial protein has translation MFLKKSLIGVCLIFYSAFGYCDFLCSGHTVSVKLPPVLYPGVTYSLGDLFSCRNTNDLYGSYIYPEQRTTSDLYINPSFKAAGVAIGYYRLSDWTENNVISNHNPPIANIFWYGEAHALFDDFQITMPKSIKPFSLKAGENLVRLKLVAKQSDFRYPNHPSHYYIGDLNSFEVYINAQSDSKGVSCDYSKSNVAVKLPAVNKSTFSKIGVVAANTQFNLGYSCSDAVISSVQLDGTADVTAGNTVLASQTGTGYASGVGIQFVDDKGAVIELGKPYPFSSSSLIANKKFSARYYQTQSAVTPGLVKGTATVTYTFQ, from the coding sequence ATGTTTTTAAAAAAGTCATTGATTGGTGTGTGCCTGATTTTCTATTCAGCATTTGGATATTGTGATTTTCTATGTTCTGGACATACAGTAAGTGTTAAATTACCACCTGTTCTATACCCGGGAGTTACCTATTCCCTTGGTGATCTTTTTTCATGCAGGAATACTAATGATCTTTATGGCAGTTATATATATCCAGAGCAACGCACAACATCTGACTTATACATAAACCCATCGTTCAAAGCGGCGGGTGTAGCCATTGGGTATTATAGGTTGAGCGATTGGACGGAAAATAACGTTATTAGTAATCATAACCCTCCCATAGCAAATATTTTTTGGTATGGAGAAGCCCATGCCTTGTTCGATGACTTTCAAATTACCATGCCAAAATCGATAAAACCATTTTCCCTAAAGGCAGGTGAAAATTTAGTACGGCTTAAACTTGTGGCTAAACAAAGCGATTTCCGCTATCCTAACCATCCTTCACACTATTATATTGGGGATTTAAATTCTTTTGAAGTATATATTAATGCTCAATCAGATTCAAAAGGTGTCTCTTGTGATTATAGTAAAAGCAATGTAGCAGTGAAACTTCCTGCGGTAAATAAATCTACCTTTAGCAAAATTGGCGTTGTTGCAGCTAATACTCAATTTAATTTAGGCTATTCGTGCAGTGATGCGGTTATTTCATCGGTGCAGCTCGATGGTACGGCGGATGTTACGGCTGGCAACACGGTGTTGGCCTCTCAAACGGGCACTGGCTATGCAAGCGGCGTGGGGATTCAGTTTGTTGATGATAAAGGGGCGGTTATCGAGCTAGGTAAACCTTACCCTTTTAGCTCTAGTAGTTTAATTGCAAATAAAAAATTTTCCGCCCGCTATTACCAAACCCAATCGGCCGTAACACCTGGTCTGGTCAAAGGGACTGCCACTGTGACCTATACCTTTCAGTAA